The following is a genomic window from Crossiella equi.
CCGTTCGTCGTTTCGCGGAGCGTGAGCGTTACAGCACGCACCGGGAAAATTTGACCCTCACGTCGCGTGAGGCCACAGGCTCGTGGGCGTCAGCAACCACCGGAGGGGGAGAGTGTGAGCCACACGGTCGGCCAGGTGTCCCGGTTCGCCGGGGTCACGGTGCGCACCCTGCACCACTACGACGAGATCGGGCTGCTGTGCCCGAGCGGTCGCAGTCCGGCCGGGTACCGGCGCTACGGGCAGGAGGACCTGGACCGGCTCCAGCGCATCCTGTTCTACCGCGAGCTCGGCTTCCCCCTGGACGAGATCTCGACCCTGCTGGACGACCCCGATGTGGACCCGCGCGAGCACCTGCGCAGGCAGCACGCGCTGCTGTCCGAACGCATCGACCGGCTCCAGCAGATGGTCAAGGCCGTCGAAGCCACGATGGAGGCACAAGCCATGGGCACGTCACTCACCCCCGAGGAGCAGTTCGAGGTGTTCGGCACCTGGCGCCCCGAACCCGGGTACGCCGAGCGCGCGCAGGCCAAGTGGGGCCACACCGAACACTGGCGGCAGGGCACCGAGGTCACCGCGGGCATGACCAAGGACGACTGGGTCGAGGACCAGCGGCGCGTCCAGGAGTGGGTCACCCGCCTGGAGGCGCTGCTCGACCGCGGCGCCACCCCCTCGGACCCGGCCGCGGCCGAGCTGGCCGAGGAGCACCTGGGCATGCTGCGCCGCTTCTTCCCCGCCACCTATGCCATCCAGGCCGGGATCGCCGACAGCTACGTCAGCGACCCCGAGCAGTTCGCCTTCCTGGTCCGCCCGGAGCGGCAGCGGCCCGGCATGGCCGAGTTCATCCGCGACATGGTCCACGCGAACGCGGCGGGCAGGGAGTAGGTCCGGCTAGTTCTCCGCGAGCCAGGCCTCGACGAGGTGGCGGCCGATCGAGTCCGGCTTGAACGCCAGCGGATCGGCCGCCACCCGCGCCCGGATCTCGGCCGGGGTGAACCAGCGGGCCTCCACCAGCTCGTCGGCGTCCACCGCGATGGCCTCCGCGGCCGCCCGCGCGTGGAAGCCGACCATCAGCCCGGACGGGAACGGCCAGGCCTGCGAGGCCACGTAGCGCACCTCGTCCACCACGACCCCGGACTCCTCGGCGACCTCGCGGCGCACCGCGTCCTCCAGGCTCTCGCCGATCTCGACAAAACCGGCCAGGGTGGAGAAGGCGCCCTCGGCCGCGCCCCGGTGGCGGCCCAGCAGGCAGCGGCGGGGTTCGTCCGGGGACTCCACCAGCATGATCACCGCCGGTTCGATGCGCGGGAACAGCCACTGCCCGCAGGCCTGCGCCGTGCAGACCCGCAGGTGGCCGCCGTGCCGGACCTCGGTGGTGCTGCCGCAGGAACCGCAGAAGCGCTGGGTGCGGTGCCAGTGCAGGATGCCCCGGGCGAAGGCCAGG
Proteins encoded in this region:
- the nudC gene encoding NAD(+) diphosphatase, encoding MPDLKIAYNALPLDRAGKYRADPAWLTEVRGRAGSAVTPLWQGGVLVREGRPLELPASTELGVDPVFLALDGERGRFTADLSALTEDQACVRAGAEGVLDVRALFPLLPAGESTLLAFARGILHWHRTQRFCGSCGSTTEVRHGGHLRVCTAQACGQWLFPRIEPAVIMLVESPDEPRRCLLGRHRGAAEGAFSTLAGFVEIGESLEDAVRREVAEESGVVVDEVRYVASQAWPFPSGLMVGFHARAAAEAIAVDADELVEARWFTPAEIRARVAADPLAFKPDSIGRHLVEAWLAEN
- a CDS encoding MerR family transcriptional regulator; its protein translation is MSHTVGQVSRFAGVTVRTLHHYDEIGLLCPSGRSPAGYRRYGQEDLDRLQRILFYRELGFPLDEISTLLDDPDVDPREHLRRQHALLSERIDRLQQMVKAVEATMEAQAMGTSLTPEEQFEVFGTWRPEPGYAERAQAKWGHTEHWRQGTEVTAGMTKDDWVEDQRRVQEWVTRLEALLDRGATPSDPAAAELAEEHLGMLRRFFPATYAIQAGIADSYVSDPEQFAFLVRPERQRPGMAEFIRDMVHANAAGRE